A single region of the Raphanus sativus cultivar WK10039 chromosome 1, ASM80110v3, whole genome shotgun sequence genome encodes:
- the LOC108848348 gene encoding E3 ubiquitin-protein ligase SIRP1-like: MRTIFGHEIDSNPQPEDAATITVTATIFGDDDEFDTPFTTRSLSIQDFYGCDDEDEDSDCQIIQELKCFLGVETNIDDDVIGEAMRKLVAYIDGVTCPTSSSDYSLGCALSVQLDLFPDSQSQNEEAIRVSFDEASNNTRFRPASKLVVKTLIRKVHKKKIEKENRNKKKKKISLEECTICLEEFKNGGRVVPLACGHEFDEECIVKWLETSHVCPLCRYELPCEDQMS, encoded by the coding sequence ATGAGAACAATTTTCGGCCACGAAATCGATAGCAATCCTCAACCGGAAGATGCTGCAACGATCACAGTCACTGCCACGATCTTTGGGGATGATGATGAGTTTGACACGCCATTCACGACTAGGTCGCTTTCCATACAAGATTTCTACGGTTGTGATGATGAGGACGAAGACTCCGACTGTCAAATCATACAGGAATTGAAGTGTTTCCTCGGGGTGGAAACCAATATCGACGACGACGTTATTGGTGAAGCGATGAGGAAACTAGTTGCCTACATTGACGGTGTAACTTGTCCCACAAGTAGTAGTGACTATTCTCTTGGATGTGCTTTATCGGTTCAGTTGGATCTTTTTCCTGATTCTCAGTCTCAGAATGAAGAAGCCATTCGAGTCTCGTTCGATGAGGCCAGTAATAACACCCGTTTTCGACCCGCGAGCAAGCTCGTGGTCAAAACCCTAATTAGGAAAGTACACAAGAAGAAGATCGAAAAGGAAAAcaggaacaagaagaagaagaagataagctTGGAAGAGTGCACAATTTGTTTGGAAGAGTTTAAGAATGGAGGAAGAGTTGTGCCTTTAGCTTGTGGACATGAGTTTGACGAGGAGTGTATTGTGAAGTGGTTGGAGACAAGTCATGTTTGTCCATTGTGTCGTTACGAACTGCCATGTGAAGATCAAATGAGTTAA